Proteins encoded within one genomic window of Trichoderma asperellum chromosome 2, complete sequence:
- a CDS encoding uncharacterized protein (EggNog:ENOG41~antiSMASH:Cluster_2.6) — MSLPSALLLDPVAEGHEILNGADTAYLIENENLGKKAVFDLGVRKDWWNLPPKVRDPLAFCVGINVEKDVPEVLQERDISLDTINDVIWSHSHLDHRGDV; from the coding sequence ATGAGCCTACCTTCAGCTCTTTTGCTAGATCCAGTAGCTGAGGGGCATGAAATTCTCAATGGAGCAGATACAGCATATTTGATTGAAAACGAAAACCTTGGAAAGAAAGCTGTCTTTGATTTGGGCGTTCGGAAAGACTGGTGGAATCTACCGCCCAAAGTTCGAGACCCACTTGCCTTCTGTGTTGGAATCAACGTTGAAAAGGACGTTCCGGAAGTCTTACAAGAGAGAGATATATCATTGGATACTATCAATGATGTCATCTGGAGTCATTCCCACTTGGATCACCGAGGGGATGTATAG
- a CDS encoding uncharacterized protein (EggNog:ENOG41~antiSMASH:Cluster_2.6), with protein sequence MAVMKPEITGTEEAVFLSSDFAGRHNNEIDFSKSTSKIGGFNALGFYDDESFYLLDTPGHDLGHLSALARATSSKDGHGKDTFILLQSPLSAAGSVKEARVNPWYDVATGQLSTFLDPIVGQRTANTVKEAFDEAENVFVAVCHDLSLLAEENGKPVLPTLNMLPKKA encoded by the exons ATGGCGGTTATGAAACCCGAAATCACAGGAACGGAAGAGGCGGTTTTTCTTTCGTCAGACTTCGCTGGACGTCATAATAATGAGATTGACTTCAGCAAATCCACGTCCAAGATTGGTGGATTTAACGCCCTTGGCTTTTATGACGATGAATCTTTCTATCTTCTAGACACTCCTGGTCACGACCTGGGCCATTTAAGCGCTCTGGCTAGGGCTACAAGCTCAAAAGATGGACATGGAAAGGATACGTTTATTCTCCTT CAGTCGCCACTATCTGCAGCTGGATCGGTCAAAGAAGCTCGCGTAAACCCATGGTACGACGTCGCCACTGGGCAGCTATCCACGTTTTTAGATCCGATAGTTGGTCAAAGAACTGCGAATACGGTGAAAGAGGCTTTTGATGAAGCCGAAAATGTCTTTGTTGCGGTGTGCCATGATCTGAGTCTATTGGCTGAGGAGAACGGAAAACCAGTACTGCCAACACTCAACATGCTCCCCAAGAAGGCATGA
- a CDS encoding uncharacterized protein (EggNog:ENOG41~TransMembrane:15 (o101-119i131-151o178-199i211-235o241-257i269-287o339-365i423-443o512-532i539-566o586-605i626-644o690-712i724-753o765-789i)~antiSMASH:Cluster_2.6): MADQQDAINAHVAVDGKEVGGREKHHEITPENPASNAESSEKKLGMDAEVERAISFAEDENDDSYDVRKENRFGEVTVIDNAKDLITHVLHVDDNPDDSPWTFRALTIGLILCIFASVLQEIFYFKPQVIYVSVVFLTVIAYILALPFHFIPRPSGDGIIARLCRFLNPGDFNSKEHAFMVIMGSAGSTSAVATQILAAQRLYYGSNPNQGAAIFLVIASQFLAYGIAGLLRTVLVQPAKMLWPINIPVNTLLETLHRDKAETKKRLKYFSIFFSGAFFWEIIPLWIAPIFQGISIPCLARQDSLVYTNLFGGAQNNEGLGFLGLCFDWNYIAGLNSPLWYPLYTLVNSLTGYLICIVLFMGVYYGNVWRSMDFPFLSQLLYDGSSNSTNFVEYNLTVVLNHDNTINSTLVADQGFPFLSGSYVVYLITTNLGITAAIVHMLLWNYGDIKEGWAFLRPSNLRKLTNASTYMFWRKQSSEYEQNRRQQAIANDEVDPHYKLMMQNGYAEVPNWWYGLVLVLSFVIGIITLYSIKSTLPWWAFIVSNIFAALFILFFGAQMGLTGFQFNQQPVIQMLSGYLLPGKPLANMYFTVFGFNGIQQGQWLLRDLKLAQLAHLPPKATFTAQMLGTIIGAIMDYVMMVSIVDNQTSTLLSIDGTNIWSGQNVQSYNTLAVAWSLAKNMFSVGSQYQWVTLSYLLGFAAPIPFWLAWKLTKREFFRDVNTSIIIWYSGVLCVGVNSSLLMFFGLGIFAQFYLRRFHPGLFIKYNYLISAALDGGTQVMVFILSFAVLGASGTQYNFPTYALNNGGTNNNKNIDYCMFNAADGA, from the exons ATGGCTGATCAGCAAGACGCTATCAATGCTCACGTGGCAGTGGATGGTAAAGAGGTaggggggagagaaaagCATCATGAGATCACTCCAGAAAATCCAGCGTCCAACGCTGAAAGTAGCGAAAAGAAGCTTGGAATGGATGCAGAGGTTGAGAGAGCCATCAGCTTTGCCGAGGATGAGAATGACGACAGCTACGATGTCAGGAAGGAAAACCGATTTGGTGAGGTTACGGTAATAGATAACGCAAAAGATCTAATTACGCACGTTCTTCATGTGGACGACAATCCAGATGACTCTCCGTGGACATTTCGCGCACTGACAATTG GCCTCATTTTGTGCATTTTCGCGTCAGTGCTACAGGAGATCTTCTATTTCAAGCCCCAGGTCATCTACGTGTCAGTTGTATTCCTTACAGTGATTGCATACATTTTGGCTTTaccatttcatttcatcCCACGCCCGAGTGGTGATGGCATCATAGCACGACTATGTCGCTTTCTCAATCCGGGCGATTTCAATTCCAAAGAGCACGCGTTCATGGTGATTATGGGCTCTGCTGGCTCAACATCTGCAGTAGCAACGCAGATCCTTGCCGCTCAGCGACTCTATTATGGGTCAAACCCGAACCAAGGTGCTGCCATCTTTCTCGTTATTGCTTCACAGTTCCTGGCGTATGGCATCGCAGGTCTGCTTCGTACCGTCCTGGTGCAGCCAGCTAAGATGTTATGGCCAATCAATATTCCCGTCAATACACTATTAGAGACGTTACACCGCGACAAAGCTGAGACCAAAAAACGGCTCAAATATTTCAGTATATTCTTTAGCGGTGCATTTTTTTGGGAGATCATCCCATTGTGGATCGCACCAATCTTTCAAGGCATTTCGATTCCTTGCTTGGCTCGGCAGGACAGCCTGGTGTATACCAATCTATTTGGAGGAGCGCAGAACAACGAAGGCCTCGGTTTTCTTGGACTTTGCTTTGATTGGAATTACATTGCCGGACTAAACTCGCCTCTTTGGTATCCGCTCTATACGCTGGTCAACAGCTTGACAGGATATTTGATATGTATTGTCCTATTCATGGGAGTTTACTACGGCAACGTGTGGCGATCTATGGATTTCCCATTCTTGTCGCAGCTACTATACGACGGGTCGTCTAATTCCACTAACTTTGTCGAGTACAACCTCACGGTTGTTCTCAACCATGACAACACAATTAATAGCACGCTCGTTGCCGATCAAGGATTCCCCTTTCTATCTGGGTCATATGTGGTTTATCTAATCACAACAAATCTTGGCATTACTGCTGCCATTGTTCATATGCTACTCTGGAATTATGGCGACATCAAGGAGGGGTGGGCTTTTTTGCGCCCGTCTAATTTGCGAAAACTCACAAACGCTTCAACTTATATGTTCTGGCGGAAGCAGAGCAGTGAATACGAACAAAATCGGCGGCAGCAGGCCATTGCCAACGATGAAGTGGATCCACACTACAAGCTGATGATGCAAAACGGGTATGCCGAGGTGCCGAATTGGTGGTATGGGCTCGTTCTTGTACTATCATTTGTCATCGGCATCATAACCCTTTATTCGATCAAGTCAACACTGCCTTGGTGGGCTTTTATTGTATCGAATATATTTGCCGCACTTTTTATCCTCTTCTTTGGAGCGCAGATGGGCCTCACTGGATTCCAGTTCAACCAACAGCCTGTCATTCAAATGTTGAGCGGCTATCTATTGCCTGGAAAGCCCTTGGCCAACATGTACTTCACTGTATTTGGATTCAACGGCATCCAACAAGGTCAGTGGCTGCTGCGCGATCTAAAATTGGCTCAGTTGGCGCATTTACCGCCCAAAGCGACCTTTACAGCCCAAATGCTGGGCACAATTATCGGGGCCATCATGGACTACGTGATGATGGTCAGTATTGTGGACAACCAGACAAGCACTTTGCTGTCTATAGATGGCACCAATATCTGGTCCGGTCAAAATGTGCAGTCGTATAACACGCTGGCGGTAGCTTGGTCACTAGCTAAGAATATGTTCTCGGTTGGTAGCCAATACCAATGGGTCACATTGTCGTATTTGCTCGGATTCGCAGCACCCATTCCGTTTTGGTTGGCTTGGAAACTAACTAAGCGCGAGTTTTTCCGCGATGTGAACACATCGATCATCATTTGGTATAGTGGTGTGCTTTGCGTCGGCGTCAACTCATCACTCCTCATGTTTTTCGGCCTTGGAATATTTGCCCAATTTTACCTCCGGCGCTTTCACCCTGGACTTTTCATTAAATACAACTACCTAATCTCTGCCGCCCTGGATGGCGGTACACAAGTAATGGTATTCATCCTCAGCTTTGCTGTTTTGGGTGCCAGCGGGACACAATACAACTTTCCCACTTACGCTCTCAATAACGGTGGAACAAACAATAACAAAAACATCGACTACTGCATGTTTAATGCCGCAGACGGTGCTTAG
- a CDS encoding uncharacterized protein (EggNog:ENOG41~antiSMASH:Cluster_2.6) — protein MTQSKSAKRKRNAQGGTPQKHAKVTKTALAVTTIPADEPFEIKRLQSVISDEELEVTIDTLTTLAQYPSLTKSKLCRNLRTAVYDFRQSCTTGVNATTEAANLTARVSAALADEKYLEAKILLAEMRLRGEEPKLGALCRWVRDLDVVTQPRQTNANDPERSAKDDELLSVLDAVLRVSCPVDGNSGPGKLLPGLSPRIAFQATWDLRSSTTPYQIYDSVLDKSIFASAPGTAASSLRIIETTPGHLRNPPNYHPAILYTSQPDTVLLSSECPQIKLHKHPNVANLSLATNVLSPSECKAIIAIGETVGFLPDTPVREGGDTSVLAHNFYWIVDTSFHDRLWARISPFVPASINGRLARGINRRFRVYRYVPGAEYRCHIDGAWPPSGIRPDDTYVYDDSPAGKKQSSLFTFLLYLNDEFEGGQTTFFVPAPSEGRLNAYRVRPVIGGVAIFPHGETNGALLHEGSSVTKGAKYIIRTDVEYDIDPSQGN, from the exons ATGACACAATCCAAGTCTGCAAAGCGCAAGCGTAATGCACAGGGAGGAACTCCCCAAAAACACGCTAAAGTCACAAAGACAGCTTTGGCCGTCACCACAATCCCCGCTGACGAACCATTCGAGATTAAGCGTTTACAGTCGGTCATCTCAGATGAAGAGCTCGAAGTGACGATTGATACTCTTACTACGCTAGCGCAATACCCAAGCTTAACAAAGTCCAAACTTTGCAGAAACCTTCGAACAGCCGTGTATGATTTTCGACAGTCATGCACTACAGGTGTCAATGCTACCA CGGAGGCTGCAAATCTCACGGCAAGAGTGTCTGCTGCACTCGCTGATGAGAAGTACCTCGAGGCGAAAATTTTACTCGCGGAGATGCGTCTCAGAGGCGAGGAACCGAAGCTAGGTGCACTCTGCCGCTGGGTGCGAGATCTTGACGTTGTAACGCAACCTAGGCAAACAAATGCCAATGACCCTGAACGCTCTGCAAAGGATGATGAGCTTCTTAGCGTACTAGATGCCGTATTACGTGTTAGCTGCCCAGTGGATGGCAACTCGGGGCCGGGGAAGCTTTTACCTGGATTGTCTCCTCGAATCGCTTTTCAAGCAACATGGGATCTACGATCATCTACTACACCATATCAAATCTATGACTCCGTTCTAGATAAATCAATATTTGCATCAGCACCCGGCACGGCGGCTTCTTCTCTACGTATCATTGAAACAACTCCTGGCCACCTCCGCAATCCTCCCAACTATCACCCAGCTATCCTCTACACATCTCAGCCTGATACCGTACTGCTATCATCAGAATGCCCTCAGATTAAACTCCACAAACATCCAAACGTGGCCAATCTCAGTCTTGCGACAAACGTTCTTTCACCTTCTGAATGCAAGGCTATTATTGCTATTGGAGAAACCGTTGGTTTTCTTCCTGACACTCCTGTGCGCGAAGGTGGTGACACAAGTGTTTTGGCGCACAATTTTTACTGGATCGTCGATACCTCATTCCATGATAGGCTTTGGGCGCGTATTTCGCCTTTTGTGCCGGCATCGATCAATGGTCGCTTAGCTCGTGGCATTAATCGACGTTTCCGTGTGTACCGATACGTTCCTGGTGCAGAATATCGGTGCCATATCGATGGAGCATGGCCGCCGTCCGGTATTCGTCCAGACGATACATATGTATACGACGACTCTCCCGCaggaaagaagcaaagctcCTTAtttacctttttattatacctcaACGACGAATTTGAAGGAGGACAAACCACGTTTTTTGTCCCAGCTCCATCCGAAGGAAGACTCAATGCCTATCGAGTGCGTCCAGTCATAGGCGGTGTAGCAATATTTCCACATGGAGAAACGAACGGCGCCCTACTGCATGAAGGCTCAAGCGTCACAAAGGGTGCTAAGTATATTATTCGAACGGACGTGGAGTATGATATCGATCCTTCCCAGGGGAACTAA
- a CDS encoding uncharacterized protein (SECRETED:SignalP(1-18)~EggNog:ENOG41~antiSMASH:Cluster_2.6) has protein sequence MKGQITASLGFFAKLALSQSVIYSGSGYGTYYYDIQHPQSCGQDLSVANTGNVECSQFIALNLNQINSNNLVAMNHSLIASNLAQYCGRQVVVSVNGQPSSTPFFIGDGCERCGTGSSTGPWNPNGAPGLDFSFSALSALNSNACNNGHIDISWQVLDTTLYNFDTNAPGQPEGPVSGGGNPGNGGGNPGNGGGSTCTWAGHCQGASCSSDNDCSDSLVCNSGVCSADSGSSGSTPPATCSWEGHCQGASCSSDDDCSDSLVCNSGKCSP, from the coding sequence ATGAAGGGTCAAATTACTGCGTCTCTCGGCTTTTTTGCCAAATTGGCTCTCTCTCAGTCTGTCATCTACAGCGGAAGTGGATATGGAACATACTACTACGATATTCAACACCCTCAATCCTGCGGCCAGGATCTCTCGGTCGCAAACACGGGCAATGTCGAATGCAGCCAGTTTATCGCCCTGAACTTGAACCAAATTAACAGCAACAATCTTGTTGCTATGAACCACAGTTTGATTGCCAGTAACCTGGCCCAGTACTGTGGTAGACAGGTTGTTGTCAGCGTTAATGGACAACCGTCAAGCACTCCATTCTTTATTGGTGATGGCTGTGAGCGATGCGGTACTGGATCGTCTACTGGTCCATGGAACCCGAACGGAGCTCCTGGACTGGATTTCAGTTTCTCTGCTCTCAGCGCATTGAACTCAAATGCATGCAACAACGGACACATCGATATCAGCTGGCAAGTCTTGGATACGACTCTTTACAACTTCGATACCAACGCCCCAGGCCAGCCAGAGGGCCCCgtcagcggcggcggcaaccCTGGAAATGGCGGTGGCAACCCTGGAAACGGTGGTGGTTCAACCTGCACTTGGGCAGGCCACTGCCAGGGCGCGAGCTGCTCCTCAGACAACGACTGCTCTGACTCGCTCGTTTGCAACAGCGGCGTATGCAGCGCTGACTCAGGTAGCAGCGGCTCTACTCCACCAGCAACTTGCAGCTGGGAAGGCCACTGCCAGGGCGCAAGCTGCTCCTCAGATGACGACTGCTCTGACTCGCTCGTTTGCAACAGCGGCAAATGCAGCCCTTAA